A window from Triticum aestivum cultivar Chinese Spring chromosome 6D, IWGSC CS RefSeq v2.1, whole genome shotgun sequence encodes these proteins:
- the LOC123143404 gene encoding ubiquitin-conjugating enzyme E2 28, which produces MALRRIVKELKDLQRDPPTSCSAGPVSSNDMFHWQATIMGPSDSPYSGGVFLVTIHFPPDYPFKPPKVAFKTKVFHPNINSNGNICLDILKDQWSPALTISKVLLSICSLLTDPNPDDPLVPEIAHMCKADRTRYESTARGWTHKYAMG; this is translated from the exons ATGGCGCTGAGGAGGATCGTCAAGGAGCTCAAGGACCTGCAGAGGGACCCGCCGACCTCCTGTAGCGCAG GTCCGGTGTCGTCGAACGACATGTTCCACTGGCAGGCGACGATCATGGGGCCGAGCGACAGCCCCTACTCGGGCGGCGTGTTCCTGGTGACCATCCACTTCCCGCCGGACTACCCGTTCAAGCCCCCCAAGGTGGCCTTCAAGACCAAGGTGTTCCACCCCAACATCAACAGCAACGGCAACATCTGCCTCGACATCCTCAAGGACCAGTGGAGCCCCGCCCTCACCATTTCCAAG GTTCTGCTGTCGATATGCTCGCTGCTGACGGACCCCAACCCGGACGACCCGCTGGTGCCGGAGATCGCGCACATGTGCAAGGCCGACCGGACCAGGTACGAGTCCACGGCCAGGGGCTGGACGCACAAGTACGCCATGGGATAG